A portion of the Paenibacillus marchantiae genome contains these proteins:
- a CDS encoding acyltransferase gives MSETIKRERIPELNLVRAMAIIGVLCVHSTSYATVDMTGSGYYWLYNFINIFMKYGTPTFIFMSSFVLFYNYYSRPLDKKLVSNFYKKRFVYILLPYFLFSLMYFVILHFTHYQGRPFGESAVSFITKLFTGKAYTHLYFVFINMQFYLLFPLVLWLLKKYPSVVKWSVPIGLLIQWAFIVSNKYGFQVPNKGSWAFSYFSYFMLGAFIGVYFPKIKQWFVISRENATKARVVSWILLWAVWIFAGLGHVYIYYLLRLKIATYNTLWYEFFWNLHTFACALVLIQIAYLLYRKGPSLIVKPLNRLGALSFGIYLIHPFFLLIYRNYPPQTGVSWLIHLWYAGGFGVALIASWIVVGLTARFVPFAWVIFGNLPKPKPRLVPQQNSGQLDVR, from the coding sequence ATGAGTGAAACAATCAAAAGAGAGCGAATCCCAGAGCTGAATCTCGTACGGGCAATGGCTATCATCGGCGTGCTGTGTGTGCATTCCACTTCATATGCGACGGTAGACATGACGGGTTCAGGGTATTACTGGCTGTACAATTTTATTAATATTTTTATGAAATATGGTACACCAACGTTTATTTTCATGAGCAGTTTTGTACTGTTCTATAACTATTATTCTCGCCCGCTAGATAAGAAGCTGGTCAGCAACTTCTACAAAAAAAGATTTGTTTACATTTTACTACCGTATTTCCTATTTTCATTAATGTATTTTGTTATCCTACACTTCACGCATTATCAGGGCCGTCCGTTCGGTGAATCAGCAGTAAGCTTCATAACGAAACTGTTCACTGGCAAGGCGTATACGCATCTGTACTTTGTATTTATTAATATGCAATTCTATCTTTTATTCCCGTTGGTATTGTGGCTGCTTAAGAAATATCCCTCAGTTGTCAAGTGGTCGGTACCGATTGGGTTGCTCATTCAGTGGGCATTTATCGTAAGTAATAAATATGGCTTCCAGGTGCCGAACAAGGGAAGTTGGGCATTCTCGTACTTCTCTTATTTCATGCTGGGTGCATTTATCGGGGTATACTTTCCGAAGATTAAACAATGGTTTGTCATTAGTCGGGAAAATGCAACTAAAGCTCGTGTAGTTTCATGGATTTTGCTGTGGGCGGTATGGATTTTTGCCGGACTCGGCCATGTATACATTTATTATCTGTTGCGCCTGAAAATTGCGACATATAACACGCTGTGGTACGAGTTTTTCTGGAATCTGCATACGTTCGCCTGTGCGTTGGTGCTCATTCAGATTGCGTACCTGCTCTATCGCAAAGGACCATCGCTGATCGTTAAGCCGCTCAATCGGCTTGGGGCACTGTCCTTCGGTATTTATCTGATACATCCATTCTTCCTGTTGATCTATCGGAATTATCCACCACAAACCGGGGTATCCTGGCTGATTCACCTGTGGTACGCCGGAGGTTTTGGTGTGGCGTTAATCGCATCGTGGATTGTGGTTGGACTCACGGCAAGATTTGTTCCGTTTGCATGGGTAATATTCGGCAATTTGCCAAAACCGAAGCCACGTCTGGTACCACAACAAAACTCGGGACAACTCGACGTTCGTTAA